ACAGAAGTGGTGGACAACATACTTTCCACCCATCAGCTGAAAGCGACCAAACCATTACAGATTCGCTTCGATAACAATTTGAAAAACGAAACTGTTCTGGTAGATAAATCGCATATCGCCAATGCCATCAACAACCTGATAGATAATGCCATCAAATATTCAGGAGAAACGGTAAATATCTATATTCAGATATCGGCAGACAACGACATGCTGATCATTAAAGTAAAAGATAATGGCATTGGTATCCCACGTAGTTACCAGTACGATATCTTTGATAAATTCTTCCGGGTACCTACCGGTAATCTGCATAACGTAAAAGGGTTCGGACTGGGCCTCAGCTATGTGAAGCGGATCGTGGAAATGCACGGTGGTACTATCTCTGTTCATAGTGAACAGGATAAAGGCAGTGAGTTTACCATTATTATCCCGGGAGCAATATCTTCCAAAAAATAACCTATTCTCGATTATGGCTAAAGTATTACTGATAGAAGACGAATGGCAGCTGGGGCAGATTGTTAAAGACAGTCTGGAAATGCGCGGATTTACCATGTTGTATGCCGCAGACGGAAAAGAAGGATTACATCTTTTCCAGACGGAGCATCCGGATGTGGTGGTGCTGGATATCATGATGCCGAATATGGACGGTTTTACGGTTACTGCTGAGATTCGTAAGCAGGACAAATACACGCCGATCATCTTCCTGACAGCAAAATCACAGACAGCAGATGTTGTACGCGGGTTTGAACTGGGAGGAAATGATTACCTGAAAAAGCCGTTTTCCATGGACGAGCTGATCGTGCGAATCAAAGCATTGCTCAAGCGCTTCGATGATCAGCCGGTACGTAACCTGGAAGAAGGAGCGGTGGCCATCGGTCAGTATATGTTTAACTATGCCAAACAAACCCTTACCCGTAATAGCTCTACCGAGTTTTTATCGCACCGGGAAGCGGAGATTCTACGCCGCCTGTACGATAACAAAAATGAAGTAATGGAGCGGAAAACAGTTTTGCTGGACTTGTGGGGAGATGATAACTTTTTTAATGCCCGCAGCATGGATGTATTCATCACAAAGTTGCGCCGGTACCTGAAAGATGACACCAGAGTACAGATCGTCAACATCCGCGGTGTTGGGTATAAGCTGATTTTCTAGTTTTATGCAGCAGGAATGGCTGCTTCCATTTCGGGGTTTACTTCAAAAATTATTTTCACCCTTGTGCCTACGGGTGCCTTGTTTTCATTGAGCAGGTCTTCGATGTCTATGAAGCACCTGGAATTGAAGGTGGAGCGATAAAGTTCTATTCTTTCGAGGCAAATTTCCATGCCTTTCGACTGGTGAGAAGCCCCTGATTTCAAGTCGATATTGCAGCGCAGGGAAGCCAGGTCGCGGCCGATGCCATTGTCTTCCACCTCACATAATATTGTATTTTCCTGCAACTGTTTCCAGCGGATACACAACTGCTTAGCACCTTCTTTGGCCATTAATCCATGCCAGATGGCATTTTCGAGAAAGGGCTGTATCAGCATTCCCGGCAGGCGGATGGCAGCAGGGCTGATATCGGGATCTATTTCCACTGAATAATTAAAAGCCTCGCTGGTTCTGAGTCTTTCCAACCTGAGATAATAATCCAGCATATCCATTTCTTCCCTGAGGGAGAGCAGATTGGTGCCGGCGTGAAGCAGTACCATGCGCAGCAGTCTGGCGAAGCCGGAAACATATTCCTTTGCGCGGTCGTTTTCGCCGGTAAGGATGGCGCTATGGATGCCATTGAGGCAATTAAAGACGAAGTGTGGATTTATCTGTGATTTGAGGGTAGTCAGTTTCATATTTGCCAGCTGCTTGCGAAGCAGGCTGGTTTCTGCTTCCAGGAAGGCGTTGCGGCGTTCGGCGGCAGTAAGCCGGGCCTTGGCGGCCTGCAGGGAATTTTGTGTCCGCAGGAGCAAAACCAGTAACACCAGCGCGATGAGCGCAGTAATCAGGAATAAAATAGACATATACAGATTTGCGGTTGAAAATATACAACTTTTGCCCTGTTTTTATCACTTTGCGGAAGATGTCCTAAACACTTATCTTTGTTGTTTATGGAACAGTTAGTACAGCAAATAGCAGCCTACAAAGAGGAAATTCTGGCCTACGTGCCCGAAACAGCAGCGGATCTGGAACAATACCGCATCAAATTCCTGGGTACCAAAGGTATCGTGAAAGCCCTTTTTGGGGAAATGAAGCAGGTGCCTAACGACCGTAAGAAAGAATTCGGTCAGATCCTGAACGAATTTAAACAGCTGGCTGAATCACACTATGAGCAGTTTAGCAACCTGAAAGAAGCCGATGGCGGCCCTCAGGAAGATACAGACTTCACATTACCTGCAGCACCACACAGACTGGGTACACGTCACCCTATCAGCCTGGTGCGCAATAAAATCATACATATCTTCGAAAGATTAGGATTTACCATTGCGGAAGGTCCTGAAATCGAAGATGACTGGCATAACTTCACCGCGCTGAACCTGCCGGAAAATCACCCTGCCCGCGATATGCAGGATACTTTCTTCATCAATCAGAACCCGGACTGGCTGTTAAGGACACAAACATCCTCCTCCCAGGTACGTGTAATGGAAGAAGGCAAGCTGCCTATCCGTATCATCAGCCCGGGTCGTGTATACAGAAACGAAACTATTTCTGCACGTGCACATTGCTTCTTCCACCAGGTAGAAGGACTGTACATCGACGAAAACGTATCTTTCGCTGACCTCAAACAAACCCTTTACCATTTCGTGAAGGAAATGTTTGGTGAAAACACTGGTATCCGCTTCCGTCCATCCTACTTCCCATTCACAGAGCCTAGCGCAGAAATGGATATTTCCTGCTTCATCTGTGGAGGTACCGGCTGTTCTGTATGTAAACATACCGGATGGGTAGAGATCCTGGGTTGCGGTATGGTTCATCCGAAAGTACTGGCCAACTGTGGTATCGATCCGGAGAAATATACCGGCTTTGCCTTCGGTATGGGTGTTGAACGTATTACCATGCTCAAATATCAGATCAAAGACCTTCGTCTGTTCTCTGAAAACGATACCCGTTTCCTGGAGCAGTTTGAGGGTACTGTATAAAGCAGTTCCAATATGACTAAAACCATCGCTGTATGTGGCGCCGGTACAATGGGTGCCGGCATAGCACAGGTTGCAGCCACAGGCGGATTTACTACTATCTTATTTGACATCGCACCGGCGATGCTGGACAGGGCCAAAGCTCAGATTGAAAAGAGCCTGGCCCTGGCTGTTGAAAAGAACAGGATGACACCCGAAAAAAGGGATGAAATACTGCAACGTTTGACGTTTACCAGCACTATAGAAGACTGCGTAGCAGATGTAATCATTGAAGCCATCATTGAAAAGCCGGAAGCAAAAACGACGCTTTTCAACCAGCTGGCGGTATTTAATGCACCTGATACCATCTTCGCTACCAACACTTCTTCCCTTTCTGTTTCCCGTATCGCTGCTGCCATTGAAGTGAACCCTGCCCGTGTAGTGGGTATGCATTTCTTTAATCCTGCACATGCGATGAAACTGGTAGAGGTAATTTCAGGTAAGCAAACCGCTCCTGAGGTTGCGGAATCTATCTATATTCTGGCCGAACAAATGGGTAAAACACCGGTACGCGTTAAAGACTCTCCGGGTTTTATCGTGAACAGGGTGGCCCGCCACTATTACCTGGAAGCTATGAAGATTGCCGAACAGGGCATTGCAGACTTCAGCGCGATCGATCAGCTGATGGAAGGTGCAGGCTTCAGAATGGGGCCTTTTGCCCTGATGGACCTGATCGGGAATGATATTAACCTGGCTGTATCACAATCGTTATACGATGCCTTTAATCACGCACCCAGGTTCAAACCGAATCATCTGCAGGAACAGCGGGTGAAAGACGGAAAACTGGGTCGTAAAACCGGGTTGGGTTTCTACCGGTACGAAAAATAATCTCCTATATCGTAGCAGGCCGTAACGCACAGTGCTCAAATACAAAAGAACTAACTACTTTTGGGCCTGCTAAAGTAAAACAGCATTCTTCTCATGATTTTAGTAACCGGTGGTACTGGACTTTTAGGTGGTCATCTGATTCGTTCACTTGTGGAAGCAGGAAAACCTGTGCGGGCTTTGTACCGTTCAGCGCCCGCTGCGCGGTTACGGGATATTCAGCATAAGATAGAATGGGTAAAGGCCGACATCCTGGATGTATGTGCCCTGGAAGATGTCATGGAAGGCATCGAACAGGTGTATCACTGCGCGGGTGTTGTTTCCTTTGTGCCAGGTAATAACGATTTGCGTAAGGTAAATGTGGAAGGCACTGCCAACGTGGTGAACCTCGCATTGGATGCAGGTGTGAAAAAGTTGGTGCATGTGAGTTCTGTGGCAGCGCTGGGAAGAGCCAAAGTAGGGGAAACAGTTATCAACGAATCATCTGAATGGCAGTCCAGCAAGAATAATTCAAAATACAGTGTTAGTAAATTCGACGGGGAAATGGAGGTTTGGAGAGGTATCGCGGAAGGTTTGCCGGCGGTTATCGTAAATCCTTCTATTATCCTCGGTACAGGCCAATGGGATGAAGGTTCCAGTGCGCTTTTCAAGAATGTTTATAAAGAATTCCCATATTATACCAGTGGTGTGAATGGTTTTGTAGATGTCAGGGATGTGGTAAAGGCCATGATGATGTTAATGGACAGTCCGATAACAGAGGAGCGATTTGTCCTGAATGCTGAAAACTGGTCTTACAAGCAACTCTTTACCACCATGGCGGAAGCTATGGGGCGTAAACCGCCGGTAAAGGAAGCTACACCGTTCATGACGGGTATGGTATGGCGAGTAGAAAAGATAAAGCACCTGTTTGGAGGTAAGTCGCCGCTTATTACCAAAGAGACGGCGCATACGGCACAGCTGAAAGTGTATTATGCCAATGATAAGATCCTGGAGTCGCTGCCAGGTTTTTCCTTCCGGCCACTGGCCACCACTATTGCTGAAACCAGCAAGGCGTATGTGGAATATCTCTCAACGAAGCAATAAGGCGGCCATAGCAGCAGCTATGACGTTGGATGTTCTTTCGTCCACGTCGGGCTTCATCCAGATACGCGGGTGTTTGCCAGGTACAATGGCTGCAATGGTCTTTTTCCCATCTCTGAATACATAACAGATATTTTCGTAGGAATTGGCGATGCCGAAACGGTTATTCGCGGATATGCGGAGGCTCTCTCCTTCTGTCCGGAGGATGCCACATGGCTTGTCGTCGTTCAGGTCGAGGTAGGTAGGAGATTTCAATATCAATTCCCAGCGTTTTAAGGGGTCATTTTTGGAGTCATTCAGCAGGGCATAGAAGAATGTAGCCTTGTCGGATGCCTTGTCCAGAAAGTCGGGTAAATCCCTATTCAGGAAGGCGATATGGGTAACTTCCATGGTCTGGACAGGTATTCTGGCTCCTTTTCCGGTAAGGGTAAAACTGAAGGGTTTAGCGGGGCTGGTGATGGCGCCGCCGGTGATACTTTCGTCGACCCCATTTTTGCGGGAGGAGGTGGAATAGTCGCCGAAGGTGATGGTTTTTGCAGTAAACCAGCCGTCGTCGATGTTGGTATGCCACTGGTTAACAGAATCGTACAGGTTGTCTTTAGGAAAACGCTGTGCAATTGCAAATTGGGTTGTTAACAGCAGCAGTGCTGCGAGGAAGTATCTCATAAAAATATAGCAGCGGTTAAACAAGAGAGGAGCAGACATCTGAATAGATGATTGCTCCTCTGCGAAAATAATGTATTGTTAATGATCTTAGGAAAGATGTTTAATCTTTTCCCACATCTCAGGAATACGTTTGATCCATGCCAGTTCTTTTTTCTTGGTGCGGGCTTCTTCTGCAGGGTAGCCGAAGTATACCTTACCGCCTTCGAGTGAACTGGGGACGCCGCTCTGTGCAAGCACTACTGCGTTTTTACCGATCACCAGGTCTTTGGATACACCTACCTGACCCCAGAGGATAACGTTGTCTTCGATAAGGGCTTTACCACCGATACCTACCTGCGCTGCGAAGAGGCAGTTTTTACCAACAACGGTACCATGACCGATGTGGATCATATTATCGAATTTGGTGCCTTTACCGATGATGGTATCTCCACTTACGCCTTTGTCGATGGTGCAGCCTGCGCCGATTTCAACATCATCTTCGATGATGACGCGGCCACAACTTTCCAGTTTGTCGTACATCACTTCTCTGTCAGCTCTTTTCTTGAAGTAAAAAGCGTCAGCACCGATAATGGTACCTGCCTGGATGATCACGTTGTCTCCAATAACGCTATGATCGTAGATGGTAACGTTAGGGTGAATAAGGCAGTTACGACCAATGCGCACATGATTGCCAATGAATACGTTAGGTTGGATGATGGTACCTTCACCAATCAGTGCGGTATCACTGATTGCCTTTGTTGCCGGTTCAAATGGGCGGAAGTTTTTTACCAGTTTTACGTAAGCGCTGAATGGATCGTCGGTAACCAATAAGGCTTTACCATCCGGGCAATCAACTTTCTTGTTGATGATGATAATGGTTGCTGCAGAATTCAGGCTGGCGGAGTAGTATTTTTCAAAGTCTACGAAGGAGATATCTCCTGGTGTTACTTTATGTATTTCGTTAATGCCGGTGGCCATCAACTGGCTGTTGCCAACCAGCTCTGCGCCTATCATTGATGCGATTTCCGTTACGGCAACTGGTGCTTCGAACTTCATATGAACTGTATTAGAGAGTAATGTTTAAAGTGGAACAAAGGTAGTAAATCAACAAGTGCGATGATGATTTTCTGAAAGGAAGTTCATATACGTTTAGAAAGATTCATTCTGTTGTTATCCACAATTATTTTAGTGGTGTGAATAAAATTTTTTGTAAAATTTTTCTTTTGTCATGAAATTCTTTTTAATATTGTGTAGGGAATTTTGTTTCCCTGTACTTACTAACCCATTCACATAATAGAAAAGTCTGATTGTTTACACGGTCAGACTTTTTTTATTGCCTTCGAAATACGCGTCAATAGAGCGTTTCAGCCGATGCATTTTTTTCTCTCTTCATGTTTCACCTTTTGCTTCACTGAAAATTTACCAGTTGATCATCTACGGGAGCCAACTCCTCTCCTCCTCCATTTTTTCAAAAATCGGGAATATCGGACACCAGTTAGCCCGATTTTAACAAAAAAAATCGGGCTTATCCGGTAGCAATTATTGTCAGGATTAAATTGCCTGGCTAAAAAGTTGGGAAGAAGGAAGTTTTCGCCACAATCTTGCATCAAAAGCCATGCAGATATTCCTGATAAATGTTCTTCCTGTAGCGGTTACTTTTACCCGGTCAGGCATCACATTTACAAGGCCATCGCGCTCCAGTTCCTGCAGCCTGTCGATCCCCGCAATCACAGCGTCACACTGCGTATCGGCCTTGTGCCAGCGGGTTTCAAAATGGCACATCAGGTCGTGGATATGTCCTCTGATAAGCAGGTCTTCTTCGTTGAGAATATGTCCGCGTACGATCGGAAATTCTCCCCTGTTTACTTTTTCCTGGTAGGTGGCGGTATGTTTCTCGTTTTGAACGTAGGCATACCAGTTATCACCAATGGAAGAGGCGCCTAAACCAACTAATAATGAAGTATGCAAAACAGTATAACCCATGAAGTTACGATGCAGTGTGCCATCATGAAATGCAGCGTGCAATTCATCTCCAGGTAATGCAAAATGGTCCATCCCTATTTCGGTATAGCCGGCTGCTTCGAAGTGCTGCTTGCCGGTTTCGTAAAGTTTGCGTTTCTCTTCATCTTTAGGCAGGTCTGATTCATCATACTTACGCTGGCCATTTCCTTTCATCCACGGAACATGTGCATAACTGTAAAAAGAGATCCTGTCCGGGCGAAGCTCCATTACTTTTTGTATGGTATCCTTTATGCTTTGATGTGTTTGTAACGGGAGGCCGTATATCAGGTCAAAGTTGACGGAATCGAAGCCGGTTTCTCTTGCCTGCTGCATCACAGTTGCCACTGTTTCAAATGGTTGTATACGATTGATAATCTCCTGGACCTTAGGATCGAAGTCCTGAATACCTAAACTTATCCTTCTGAACCCGAGCTGATATAATACCTCCAGGTGTGCCTTTGTGGTATTTCCCGGATGACCTTCAAAGCTGAGTGCCGCATCAGGAAGTAAGGTGGCGGTAGCCAGTAATCCACTCAGCAATGTACGGAGGTTATCTGCGCTGAAAAAGGTAGGAGTACCTCCGCCGAGATGTATCTCCCGGATACGGGGCTTTTCTCCGAAAACGGTGGTATACAGCTGCCACTCTTTGAGCAGCGTGGCGATATATGGTTCTTCCACACTGTGATTGACGGTGATATGCTTATTGCAGCCGCAATAGGTGCAGAGCTTTTCGCAGAATGGGAGGTGAAGGTACAGGCTGATGCCTTCCGTATTGTTTGATTCCAGGAAAGATTTTCTCAGCAGACTTTTCCATCTCTCCAGATCAAAAGAAGATTCATCCCAATAAGGTACGGTGGGATAACTGGTATATCGTGGCGCTGCCACATTGTATTTCTGTAGTAGGCTCATGTGATTTACGGTTTAAAGCAGTGCTCCATTATTTTTTCGGGATGCTGGCTGATTACAGGGCTAACATAAGGTATGCCCAGGTTCATGCCACGCATGATGAGTAAAATGGCCATTACAGCGATCATTACCGGCACCAGACTGCGCATCTTATTGCGGATACCGGCGCTGAGGAGATGACCGAACCATGCGGCTCCTGCCATGGCAGGAAGGGTACCGGCGCCGAATGCTGCCATGAATAGCATTCCTTTCTCTACTGTGCC
This window of the Chitinophaga sp. Cy-1792 genome carries:
- a CDS encoding response regulator transcription factor: MAKVLLIEDEWQLGQIVKDSLEMRGFTMLYAADGKEGLHLFQTEHPDVVVLDIMMPNMDGFTVTAEIRKQDKYTPIIFLTAKSQTADVVRGFELGGNDYLKKPFSMDELIVRIKALLKRFDDQPVRNLEEGAVAIGQYMFNYAKQTLTRNSSTEFLSHREAEILRRLYDNKNEVMERKTVLLDLWGDDNFFNARSMDVFITKLRRYLKDDTRVQIVNIRGVGYKLIF
- a CDS encoding sensor histidine kinase, translated to MSILFLITALIALVLLVLLLRTQNSLQAAKARLTAAERRNAFLEAETSLLRKQLANMKLTTLKSQINPHFVFNCLNGIHSAILTGENDRAKEYVSGFARLLRMVLLHAGTNLLSLREEMDMLDYYLRLERLRTSEAFNYSVEIDPDISPAAIRLPGMLIQPFLENAIWHGLMAKEGAKQLCIRWKQLQENTILCEVEDNGIGRDLASLRCNIDLKSGASHQSKGMEICLERIELYRSTFNSRCFIDIEDLLNENKAPVGTRVKIIFEVNPEMEAAIPAA
- the pheS gene encoding phenylalanine--tRNA ligase subunit alpha, which encodes MEQLVQQIAAYKEEILAYVPETAADLEQYRIKFLGTKGIVKALFGEMKQVPNDRKKEFGQILNEFKQLAESHYEQFSNLKEADGGPQEDTDFTLPAAPHRLGTRHPISLVRNKIIHIFERLGFTIAEGPEIEDDWHNFTALNLPENHPARDMQDTFFINQNPDWLLRTQTSSSQVRVMEEGKLPIRIISPGRVYRNETISARAHCFFHQVEGLYIDENVSFADLKQTLYHFVKEMFGENTGIRFRPSYFPFTEPSAEMDISCFICGGTGCSVCKHTGWVEILGCGMVHPKVLANCGIDPEKYTGFAFGMGVERITMLKYQIKDLRLFSENDTRFLEQFEGTV
- a CDS encoding 3-hydroxyacyl-CoA dehydrogenase family protein — protein: MTKTIAVCGAGTMGAGIAQVAATGGFTTILFDIAPAMLDRAKAQIEKSLALAVEKNRMTPEKRDEILQRLTFTSTIEDCVADVIIEAIIEKPEAKTTLFNQLAVFNAPDTIFATNTSSLSVSRIAAAIEVNPARVVGMHFFNPAHAMKLVEVISGKQTAPEVAESIYILAEQMGKTPVRVKDSPGFIVNRVARHYYLEAMKIAEQGIADFSAIDQLMEGAGFRMGPFALMDLIGNDINLAVSQSLYDAFNHAPRFKPNHLQEQRVKDGKLGRKTGLGFYRYEK
- a CDS encoding NAD-dependent epimerase/dehydratase family protein; translated protein: MILVTGGTGLLGGHLIRSLVEAGKPVRALYRSAPAARLRDIQHKIEWVKADILDVCALEDVMEGIEQVYHCAGVVSFVPGNNDLRKVNVEGTANVVNLALDAGVKKLVHVSSVAALGRAKVGETVINESSEWQSSKNNSKYSVSKFDGEMEVWRGIAEGLPAVIVNPSIILGTGQWDEGSSALFKNVYKEFPYYTSGVNGFVDVRDVVKAMMMLMDSPITEERFVLNAENWSYKQLFTTMAEAMGRKPPVKEATPFMTGMVWRVEKIKHLFGGKSPLITKETAHTAQLKVYYANDKILESLPGFSFRPLATTIAETSKAYVEYLSTKQ
- a CDS encoding UDP-3-O-(3-hydroxymyristoyl)glucosamine N-acyltransferase, with protein sequence MKFEAPVAVTEIASMIGAELVGNSQLMATGINEIHKVTPGDISFVDFEKYYSASLNSAATIIIINKKVDCPDGKALLVTDDPFSAYVKLVKNFRPFEPATKAISDTALIGEGTIIQPNVFIGNHVRIGRNCLIHPNVTIYDHSVIGDNVIIQAGTIIGADAFYFKKRADREVMYDKLESCGRVIIEDDVEIGAGCTIDKGVSGDTIIGKGTKFDNMIHIGHGTVVGKNCLFAAQVGIGGKALIEDNVILWGQVGVSKDLVIGKNAVVLAQSGVPSSLEGGKVYFGYPAEEARTKKKELAWIKRIPEMWEKIKHLS
- the hemN gene encoding oxygen-independent coproporphyrinogen III oxidase — its product is MSLLQKYNVAAPRYTSYPTVPYWDESSFDLERWKSLLRKSFLESNNTEGISLYLHLPFCEKLCTYCGCNKHITVNHSVEEPYIATLLKEWQLYTTVFGEKPRIREIHLGGGTPTFFSADNLRTLLSGLLATATLLPDAALSFEGHPGNTTKAHLEVLYQLGFRRISLGIQDFDPKVQEIINRIQPFETVATVMQQARETGFDSVNFDLIYGLPLQTHQSIKDTIQKVMELRPDRISFYSYAHVPWMKGNGQRKYDESDLPKDEEKRKLYETGKQHFEAAGYTEIGMDHFALPGDELHAAFHDGTLHRNFMGYTVLHTSLLVGLGASSIGDNWYAYVQNEKHTATYQEKVNRGEFPIVRGHILNEEDLLIRGHIHDLMCHFETRWHKADTQCDAVIAGIDRLQELERDGLVNVMPDRVKVTATGRTFIRNICMAFDARLWRKLPSSQLFSQAI